A portion of the Bacillus sp. es.034 genome contains these proteins:
- a CDS encoding SGNH/GDSL hydrolase family protein, with protein MRKFLLGVLAIVTLSTLAGGKYHWDQRVEAVQFNGQTEEVVSVQRDGPEEKKEKKEKAEEDRKRLVKLDKLNYLPPELKKTFQKKIEKNESVHLMILGSSSTSGDDGAWPKELEKALLDTYGQDLIKVTLKEIAEKTSQQVVKEGIYKPLAEMKPDILLLEPFLLYDNGEIRMPERLQNLETILSDFKKQNPEITFIIQPANPISGAYYYPQEESDLEKYSRERKYVYLNHWDAWPDDKSKDLKDYLTDENIPNEKGNKVWLDYLMKYFIRE; from the coding sequence ATGAGAAAGTTTTTGTTGGGGGTTTTGGCCATTGTTACATTATCTACATTGGCTGGAGGGAAATATCATTGGGATCAAAGAGTCGAGGCCGTTCAGTTTAACGGTCAAACAGAAGAGGTAGTCAGCGTGCAGAGGGATGGTCCGGAAGAAAAGAAAGAGAAGAAAGAGAAGGCAGAGGAAGATAGAAAGAGACTGGTAAAACTGGATAAGCTTAATTATCTTCCGCCGGAGTTAAAGAAGACGTTCCAGAAAAAGATTGAAAAGAATGAATCCGTGCACCTGATGATCCTTGGTTCTTCCTCTACTTCCGGGGATGATGGGGCATGGCCGAAAGAACTGGAAAAGGCGCTTCTCGACACGTACGGTCAGGATCTGATAAAGGTGACATTAAAAGAAATCGCCGAAAAGACTTCACAACAGGTTGTGAAGGAGGGAATATATAAACCACTGGCTGAAATGAAGCCGGATATTCTTTTGCTGGAACCCTTTTTACTGTATGACAATGGGGAAATAAGGATGCCGGAACGCCTTCAGAATCTTGAGACGATCCTTTCAGATTTCAAGAAACAGAATCCTGAAATCACCTTCATCATCCAGCCGGCCAATCCCATTTCGGGTGCCTACTATTATCCTCAGGAAGAATCTGATCTGGAGAAGTATTCGAGAGAGAGAAAATATGTGTATCTTAACCACTGGGATGCATGGCCGGATGACAAAAGTAAAGATTTAAAGGACTATTTAACAGATGAAAATATACCTAATGAAAAAGGAAATAAGGTGTGGCTTGATTACTTGATGAAGTATTTTATAAGGGAATAA
- a CDS encoding cell wall-binding repeat-containing protein yields the protein MKKNLKRSLKVLTGAMTVALMVAPTTTLAEVKEEQTYVDYLALGDSLAAGVLYDNSLGKGYPDFLADEFKEDGFQVDFNKSFAVPGYTSKQVLADIQDPTKGLQKEIMEADTITLDAGANDLLQLIEQKDGKISIDPVKVQAALKEVGVNLATSFGIIRQLNPDVPVYVMGYYNAFPYLPQETQAQLKPALDGLNQAIQAASVQGGGEFIPVEEAMTDNFQVKLPNPQNVHPSEAGYEALAGEFWKVMDPVNDIVGKSTARLFGQDRYGTAAEISEESWESAGTVIIARGNEYPDALVGTPLAYQLEAPILLTNGAGLSDETVEEIGRLGAEHAVILGGVGAVPEKIKAELEDLGLNVDRIGGDDRFETAAFVANELGYSDTAVVAYGYDFPDALAVAPYAAQQGYPILLTETMSVPEATGFALQDVENTYVIGGGGVISEDLFKNGERLAGDTRYDTAAAIYKEFQGPTNYAVVATGQDFADALTGSVFAAINEVPLLLVKKDDLPHQTKGLVMENGLKHFMVLGGEGAVESGVVEKLVN from the coding sequence TTGAAAAAAAATCTGAAACGTTCTTTGAAAGTGTTAACTGGAGCAATGACTGTGGCGTTAATGGTGGCACCGACGACAACTCTTGCTGAAGTGAAAGAGGAGCAGACGTATGTAGATTATCTGGCTTTGGGAGATTCGTTAGCGGCAGGGGTATTGTATGACAATTCCCTCGGTAAGGGATATCCCGATTTCCTTGCAGATGAATTTAAGGAAGACGGCTTTCAAGTGGATTTCAACAAGAGCTTTGCGGTTCCGGGTTATACGTCTAAACAAGTCTTGGCGGACATACAGGATCCCACTAAAGGGTTACAAAAAGAAATCATGGAAGCCGATACCATTACACTGGACGCCGGTGCCAATGACTTATTGCAGTTGATTGAACAGAAGGATGGCAAGATTTCCATTGATCCTGTAAAAGTGCAGGCCGCCCTGAAGGAAGTCGGGGTGAATCTTGCCACCTCTTTTGGGATCATCCGTCAATTAAATCCTGACGTACCCGTGTATGTCATGGGATACTATAACGCATTCCCTTACTTGCCACAAGAAACCCAGGCACAATTAAAGCCTGCTTTAGATGGATTGAATCAAGCGATCCAGGCAGCGAGTGTGCAGGGTGGAGGAGAATTTATACCCGTTGAAGAAGCGATGACCGATAACTTCCAGGTGAAACTGCCGAACCCGCAAAATGTCCACCCGAGTGAAGCGGGATATGAAGCCCTGGCCGGGGAATTCTGGAAGGTCATGGATCCTGTCAATGATATAGTGGGGAAATCCACGGCTCGTTTATTCGGTCAGGATCGTTACGGAACCGCGGCTGAAATCTCAGAAGAAAGCTGGGAGTCTGCCGGAACCGTCATCATCGCAAGAGGGAACGAGTACCCTGATGCACTGGTCGGGACGCCACTTGCCTATCAATTGGAAGCCCCGATCCTGTTGACCAATGGAGCCGGCTTATCCGATGAAACGGTAGAAGAAATCGGTCGTCTCGGAGCAGAGCATGCCGTGATCCTTGGCGGAGTGGGAGCCGTACCGGAGAAGATCAAGGCGGAGCTTGAAGATCTGGGACTCAACGTGGATCGGATCGGGGGAGATGACCGGTTCGAAACGGCTGCGTTCGTTGCGAATGAATTGGGTTATTCAGATACGGCAGTGGTGGCGTATGGATATGACTTCCCAGATGCCCTGGCCGTTGCTCCGTATGCTGCCCAACAAGGGTATCCGATTTTGTTGACAGAGACCATGTCGGTTCCCGAAGCTACAGGATTCGCCCTTCAGGATGTCGAGAACACCTATGTGATCGGGGGAGGTGGTGTCATCAGTGAAGATTTATTTAAAAACGGAGAACGTTTGGCCGGTGACACGCGTTATGATACAGCCGCCGCCATCTATAAAGAGTTCCAGGGTCCAACCAACTATGCCGTAGTCGCAACTGGCCAGGATTTTGCCGATGCACTTACGGGGTCAGTCTTTGCGGCAATCAATGAGGTTCCTTTACTGCTGGTGAAAAAGGATGACCTGCCTCACCAGACAAAAGGTTTAGTGATGGAAAACGGACTGAAGCACTTCATGGTATTAGGTGGGGAAGGCGCCGTTGAGAGCGGTGTGGTTGAAAAGTTAGTGAACTAA